A single genomic interval of Zingiber officinale cultivar Zhangliang chromosome 4A, Zo_v1.1, whole genome shotgun sequence harbors:
- the LOC121970975 gene encoding uncharacterized protein LOC121970975 isoform X1, which translates to MEWVLDFRCRNFEYLASIGAISQEFGWFWILSWFRSRCGVAIADLEGIGVSMNRCAMQQPHAFAACEENRATFAVAERRPPVFCPKPRRLSPLSAVADPVRPLWWHSSYQIDFSDSKAGADLLDIFQLTGGDQNQVASSPPFFSGSPPSRASNPVVHDSRFCGDRPPAPFASSPLIQSNSPISPNYGFTIAKFGLVPAAIRVEGFDCLDRGRRRSCSSITAVA; encoded by the exons ATGGAGTGGGTTTTGGATTTTCGGTGTCGGAATTTCGAATATCTAGCTTCGATCGGAGCCATTTCTCAGGAATTTGGCTGGTTTTGGATCTTATCCTGGTTTCGTTCCAGATGTG GCGTTGCAATCGCGGATCTCGAAGGGATCGGAGTAAGCATGAATCGCTGCGCGATGCAACAGCCGCACGCCTTCGCCGCCTGCGAAGAGAATAGGGCAACCTTCGCTGTCGCCGAGCGGAGACCGCCGGTCTTTTGCCCCAAACCCCGGCGGTTGAGCCCGTTATCTGCTGTCGCTGATCCTGTGAGACCTCTTTGGTGGCACTCGAG TTATCAGATAGACTTCTCCGATTCGAAGGCTGGGGCAGATCTCCTTGACATATTTCAATTGACG GGCGGAGACCAGAATCAAGTAGCTTCGTCGCCACCCTTCTTCTCCGGCTCTCCGCCGAGCCGGGCGTCGAACCCCGTCGTTCATGACTCCCGTTTCTGCGGCGACCGCCCACCGGCACCCTTCGCCTCCTCACCTTTAATCCAATCTAACTCGCCAATATCCCCCAACTACGGCTTCACCATCGCCAAGTTTGGCTTGGTCCCAGCGGCCATCCGCGTCGAGGGCTTTGACTGCCTCGACCGTGGCCGCCGGAGGAGCTGCAGCAGCATCACCGCCGTGGCCTAA
- the LOC121970975 gene encoding uncharacterized protein LOC121970975 isoform X2 — MNRCAMQQPHAFAACEENRATFAVAERRPPVFCPKPRRLSPLSAVADPVRPLWWHSSYQIDFSDSKAGADLLDIFQLTGGDQNQVASSPPFFSGSPPSRASNPVVHDSRFCGDRPPAPFASSPLIQSNSPISPNYGFTIAKFGLVPAAIRVEGFDCLDRGRRRSCSSITAVA; from the exons ATGAATCGCTGCGCGATGCAACAGCCGCACGCCTTCGCCGCCTGCGAAGAGAATAGGGCAACCTTCGCTGTCGCCGAGCGGAGACCGCCGGTCTTTTGCCCCAAACCCCGGCGGTTGAGCCCGTTATCTGCTGTCGCTGATCCTGTGAGACCTCTTTGGTGGCACTCGAG TTATCAGATAGACTTCTCCGATTCGAAGGCTGGGGCAGATCTCCTTGACATATTTCAATTGACG GGCGGAGACCAGAATCAAGTAGCTTCGTCGCCACCCTTCTTCTCCGGCTCTCCGCCGAGCCGGGCGTCGAACCCCGTCGTTCATGACTCCCGTTTCTGCGGCGACCGCCCACCGGCACCCTTCGCCTCCTCACCTTTAATCCAATCTAACTCGCCAATATCCCCCAACTACGGCTTCACCATCGCCAAGTTTGGCTTGGTCCCAGCGGCCATCCGCGTCGAGGGCTTTGACTGCCTCGACCGTGGCCGCCGGAGGAGCTGCAGCAGCATCACCGCCGTGGCCTAA